From a region of the Besnoitia besnoiti strain Bb-Ger1 chromosome I, whole genome shotgun sequence genome:
- a CDS encoding hypothetical protein (encoded by transcript BESB_004910) gives MASMQPMPAALSSLSRNRASSPLNLEYLSPREPPWTGDCSPVAAARRNGKEEPSSPALQLEDHESGPRKACLSSPLSRESVAPRLPPFSCMSDAFPAPVSHVPCHHPQSTRSPRRHSDEGYRKQYAESVDYRVDRYQDAIHAPISSSWSRSLSFHSVPSSPPCSAGACSSQSPSQPSCGRSVAQDPSLQVPHPSAPSEHLHAPCASPKVLRVSSNPSFADTAAAIDAAAPAGASRAAASPLPSFLVISRERHRESLSLCDSKQGSSPSSTPASAPSSASFFASSAATRRLKSVRRFTNFSASQLAVTPPPFPSFLSAHWTDAITPFARPRGKIDDQETSSDSSQRAKDSASLAPTPSPPFPRFPSTSASSEFSTRLPSPPSSRLQSFSSSPVDEAAVPAVVPVNSTASSRCAACPAEGALPPSSSSFPPRESETLSQRAGVDAKPAHDPRRVPDCKTAEAFSLFSSQLLKTSVLRESLFNLSALDLSVASRGDLDEGRRRPSGLSPSAFSSPGEDRRSSTAVASGSSVSPLQEPFCPSAGFAAASSLRVSSSWAVPPAASSSPAGVCTPEPRNALGELPPTLSSAGALRRPQKKNDSVLPVERAEAKEAKKKSVRFPPCVHPGDSGASVASRCEEGGKHEAGTRGYVHDASLVAEWEDGDLHQPQSDRAFVVRSRQGTELGACLVTDHRHGFDDANPSRATGEDLPGRRRGSVDRAETAEERMRRIHEQLEALKKRNDALEVELLAAQARRKMSLGGPGAASPSDLPRNPVAERVPAAALGPAKVCTDFAETEVFERNDASGGAEGKDRTTPQGRESKTAGRPCLSPSDTEGVLSGVRTSLSNLEAEEELFEVPLDDAEAAERPAPAQQVYQNLPEKLSVSSNSVSRSSSDPFHDMPETPDAASPEVSSEATGGCTVTRGAAAPRDANGAEEAEGERNTQKREGDASTGRATNGRRENTLEGGDEMDSEAREHNATEEQATATGIMQVCPRSSGACHFTAVEGEAEGVEGLDGFLREEAEEAEAAFEERKETLATARRSLEEERQACAKKKRTLAEELERLAAEGKELEEGKAAKEEVEKSRETCRTQKAKLDAEREMLWQANTKLEEDRRTCAEEQAALLGEKKAALKRKYDLQEELDRFKKKQQELQEATERLDADRHQFEKERAAFVNEKREFTDKREYYDARRRRMEEERERHLEEAGGLKAREEACEERKRELDKERDSLEKDKTMLEKEREAVTRERRALEEARESSAHVTRQAEEERAALAHAKGALDGEREAFAREQRELHEERESLVQAKIKVQQEREACAIQRQRLEEERTNYLRMTAEIEEERKTHAGEKRRLEEEREQYAAQARQLEADRETLTRELGELEAALKNQRGLLADKSKAWEIERETMESRLKESEEFRAKEAQAHQEREREGADAYEKLRKQNREIEAEKAVLRDELMRLQEENTVQTLARATAEQEEEKRREECERELEREKHQREQVCQRLIQQNAELAEESNELRKCLEQMTSKLADWRRRGEDAEGRAEEQEKATERLREENELLKQRLTQQEGRGVSSALTSSGESNGRREEGRRDERSSCQCDQQTVDEGIATSRDSDAESKRRVATEADASPAPSRTLIEAESGHEGEGTGKGGQIFQRQVEDEARGDAVERLQRLYAEECSTSRRLAAKSAHYRQQLQQVMRRLAVVTQALEEANDLREHRQRRQQKRMDA, from the coding sequence ATGGCTTCCATGCAGCCTATGCCTGCTgccctttcctctctctcgagaaacagggcttcttctccgctaAATCTTGAATATCTTTCGCCGCGGGAACCGCCGTGGACAGGAGATTGCAGTCCGGTTGCCGCGGCTCGTCGGAATGGAAAGGAGGAACCCAGTTCCCCGGCCTTGCAGCTTGAGGACCACGAGAGCGGCCCCAGAAAAGCCTGTCTAAGTTCACCTTTGTCACGAGAGTCTGTCGCACCACGCCTTCCTCCTTTCTCGTGTATGTCTGATGCTTTTCCTGCTCCTGTCTCTCATGTTCCCTGTCATCACCCACAGTCGACACGCTCGCCCCGGCGTCATTCCGACGAAGGCTACCGAAAGCAGTATGCGGAGTCTGTAGACTACAGAGTAGACCGGTACCAAGACGCCATCCATGCGCCAATTTCTTCCAGCTGGTCGCGATCTCTCTCCTTTCATTCGGTCCCTTCCTCACCGCCATGTAGCGCGGGGGCCTGTTCTTCGCAGTCTCCTTCTCAGCCATCTTGCGGCCGCAGCGTGGCTCAGGACCCCTCTCTGCAGGTTCCTCAtccttcggcgccttctgaACATCTTCACGCTCCCTGTGCGTCGCCCAAAGTTCTCCGGGTTTCCTCGAATCCGTCTTTTGCTGACACGGCCGCTGCCATAGATGCCGCGGCACCTGCAGGGGCATCGCGtgcagctgcctctcctctgccgaGTTTCCTCGTTATTTCTAGAGAGCGCCACAGGGAAAGCCTCTCGCTGTGCGACTCAAAACAAggctcttctccttcttctaCACCTGCGTCTGCTCCTTCGTCCGCTTCTTTCTTTGCCTCTTCCGCTGCTACTCGGCGGCTCAAATCCGTGCGGCGCTTCACAAATTTCTCGGCAAGTCAACTAGCTGTGACGCCTCCTCCCTTCCCTTCTTTTCTGTCGGCACACTGGACCGACGCAATCACTCCGttcgcgaggccgcgcgggaaAATCGACGACCAGGAGACCTCCAGTGACAGTTCGCAACGCGCTAAAGACTCTGCTTCTCTGGCGCCGACGCCATCGCCTCCTTTCCCACGTTTCCCCTCGACCTCCGCCTCTTCAGAGTTTTCAacgcgtcttccttctcctccgtcttcgcggctgcagtctttctcctcgtcgcctgtcgACGAGGCAGCTGTGCCTGCCGTCGTGCCTGTTAACTCGACTGCGTCAAGCAGGTGCGCAGCCTGTccggcggagggcgctcttcctccctcttcctcgtcgtttCCTCCACGAGAATCAGAGACCCTTTCTCAGCGAGCGGGAGTGGATGCGAAGCCAGCGCACGATCCGCGGCGTGTGCCCGACTGCAAGACTGCCGAGGCGTTCTCTTTGTTCTCTTCTCAGCTGCTGAAGACGTCGGTTTTGAGGGAGAGCCTGTTCAATCTCTCCGCCTTAGATCTCTCGGttgcgtcgcgcggcgacctggatgaggggaggcggcgcccttctggcctctctccttccgcgtTCTCTTCCCCAGGAGAGGACAGACGCTCGTCGACGGCCGTTGCCTCGGgctcttctgtctcgcccCTACAAGAGCCTTTCTGTCCCTCGGCAGgtttcgctgctgcctcctctttacgcgtttcttcttcctggGCAGTCCCGCCggcagcttcttcctcgccggccgGCGTCTGTACACCGGAGCCGCGAAACGCGCTGGGTGAGCTGCCTCCAACGCTGTCCTCCGCAGGAGCGCTACGCCgtccgcagaagaagaatgACTCTGTCCTTCCTgtggagagagcggaggcgaaggaagccAAGAAAAAGAGTGTAAGATTTCCTCCATGCGTGCACCCCGGAGACTCTGGggcgtctgtcgcctcgcggtgTGAAGAAGGCGGGAAACATGAGGCAGGAACGCGCGGATATGTGCACGACGCGAGCCTGGTTGCGGAGTGGGAAGACGGGGATCTGCATCAGCCGCAAAGCGACAGGGCCTTTGTCGTTCGAAGCCGTCAAGGGACGGAGCTTGGGGCCTGTCTTGTCACAGACCACAGACACGGTTTTGATGACGCAAATCCAAGTCGAGCGACCGGTGAAGATCTTCcaggtcggcgccgcgggagcgtGGACAGGGCGGAAACAGCTGAAGAGCGGATGCGGCGCATCCATGAGCAACTAGAGGCCCTGAAGAAACGCAACGACGCCCTCGAAGTGGAGCTACTTGCGGCTCAAGCGAGACGCAAAATGTCGCTCGGAGGCCCGGGAGCAGCTTCCCCGTCTGACTTGCCGCGCAATCCAGTCGCAGAGCGcgtccctgcggcggcgcttggtCCAGCAAAGGTCTGCACAGATTTCGCCGAGACAGAAGTTTTCGAAAGAAATGACGCaagcggcggggcggagggCAAGGATCGAACGACACCGCAAGGGCGCGAGTCGAAAACCGCTGGACGTCCGTGCTTGTCACCGTCTGACACAGAAGGGGTTTTGTCAGGTGTACGCACATCTCTCTCCAACCTGGAGGCTGAAGAGGAGCTTTTTGAGGTGCCTctcgacgacgcagaggcggccgagCGACCAGCACCCGCGCAGCAGGTCTACCAGAATCTTCCAGAAAAGCTTTCAGTGTCTTCAAACAGTGTGTCTCGTTCCTCTTCTGACCCATTCCACGACATGCCCGAAACACCCGACGCAGCCAGCCCTGAGGTCTCATCGGAGGCGACCGGCGGCTGCACGGTGACGCGTGGAGCTGCTGCACCACGCGACGCGAATGGTGCAGAAGAGGCCGAAGGAGAACGAAATacgcagaagagggagggGGATGCTTCGACGGGAAGAGCGACGAACGGGCGTAGAGAAAACACCctcgaaggcggagacgagatggacagcgaggcgagggaacACAATGCAACGGAAGAGCAAGCAACCGCGACAGGGATCATGCAGGTCTGCCCCCGATCGTCAGGCGCTTGTCATTTTACGGCTGTGGAGGGGGAAGCGGAGGGCGTGGAGGGGCTAGACGGTTTCCTtcgcgaagaggcagaagaggctgaggcggcgttcgaagagagaaaggagacgctAGCCACAGCACGGAGAAGTctcgaagaggagaggcaggcgtgcgcgaagaagaagcgcacgctggcggaggagctcgagagACTCGCGGCAGAGGGCAAAGAGCTAGAGGAAGGGAAGGCGGCCAAAGAAGAGGTTgaaaaaagcagagagacgtgcaggacgcagaaggccaagctcgacgcagagagagaaatgcTTTGGCAAGCGAACACCAAGCTCGAGGAAGACCGGCGGACGTGTGCGGAAGAGCAGGCTGCCCTCCTgggagaaaagaaagcagCTCTGAAGCGGAAATACGACTTGCAGGAAGAACTCGATCGTTTCAAGAAGAAGCAACAGGAGCTCCAggaagcgacagagaggcTCGACGCAGACAGGCACCAGTTTGAAAAGGAGAGGGCCGCTTTCGTAAACGAAAAACGGGAATTCACTGACAAAAGGGAGTACTACGATGCCCGCAGGAGACGGATGGAGGAAGAACGAGAAAGGCACCTCGAAGAGGCGGGAGGGCTGAaagcgagggaggaagcgtgcgaggagcggaagcgcgagcttgacaaagagagagacagttTGGAAAAAGATAAAACTATGTTGGAAaaagagcgcgaggctgTCACACGAGAAcgacgcgcgctggaggaagcACGGGAGAGTTCTGCACACGTAACGCggcaggcagaagaagagcgagctGCGCTTGCACACGCGAAAGGGGCGCTAGACGGCGAGCGggaggccttcgcgcgggAGCAAAGAGAGCTtcacgaagagagagagtcgcTGGTGCAAGCGAAAATCAAGGTACAGCAAGAACGAGAGGCATGCGCAATTCAGAGGCAGCGCTtggaagaggagagaacgaATTATCTGAGAATGACGGCGGAGATcgaagaagagcggaagACTCACGCGGGCGAGAAGCGTcggctggaggaggagagggaaCAATACGCTGCACAGGCGAGACAACTCGAGgccgacagagagacgctTACCCGGGAGCTCGGCGagctggaggccgcgctgAAGAATCAGCGGGGATTGCTTGCCGACAAATCAAAGGCGTGGGAGATTGAGAGGGAGACAATGGAAAGCCGGCtgaaggagagcgaggagttTCGCGCCAAAGAAGCACAGGCTCATcaagagcgcgagagggagggcgcggacgcgtaTGAAAAACTAAGGAAACAGAATCGAGAGATAGAAGCTGAGAAGGCAGTTCTACGGGACGAGCTGATGCGCCTACAGGAGGAGAATACCGTGCAGAcactcgcgcgggcgacagccgagcaagaagaagaaaaacgccgaGAAGAGTGCGAAAGAGAGCTTGAGCGCGAAAAGCATCAGAGAGAACAAGTCTGCCAGCGACTTATCCAGCAGAACGCCGAGCTCGCTGAGGAAAGCAACGAGCTGCGAAAATGCCTAGAGCAAATGACGAGCAAGCTTGCAGactggaggcgacgaggagaggacgcggagggacGCGCAGAAGAGCAAGAAAAAGCGACAGAACGGCTTAGAGAGGAGAATGAGCTTTTGAAGCAGAGGCTGACGCAGCAAGAGGGAAGAGGCGTCTCCAGCGCACTCACTTCCAGCGGAGAGAGCAacgggcggcgagaggaaggaaggaGAGATGAGAGATCCTCATGCCAATGTGATCAACAGACAGTGGACGAGGGAATAGCGACGAGCCGTGATTCCGATGCAGAGAGCAAGAGAAGAGTAGCGACAGAGGCTGACGcatcgccggcgccctccagAACTCTTATCGAAGCCGAGAGCGGacacgaaggcgaagggACAGGCAAGGGAGGTCAGATTTTTCAGCGGCAAGTTGAAGACGAGGCACGAGGTGATGCCGTGGAGAGGCTTCAGCGTCTGTACGCGGAGGAGTGTTCAACTTCGCGTCGTTTAGCGGCAAAGAGCGCCCACTACagacagcagctgcagcaagtGATGAGACGGCTGGCTGTAGTCACTCAAGCACTCGAAGAGGCTAATGACCTGCGGGAGCATCGTCAGCGAAGGCAACAGAAACGGATGGACGCGTAG
- a CDS encoding SPX domain-containing protein (encoded by transcript BESB_004920): MKFGAKLVAYAVPEWRASYINYGALKKLIKQCQTDVEAAGAVEERERAKRRRKLREVPDRESKLRQPTQPGDPPTVPPLSSDAPSAASPGPPALSGEQGRGPALGSASQPLLREGRSEAAHRADGLEAAAEDTRARGPIESARQTGLRAFDALLESEVAKVESHFNEEIIFLVDRLMAIEEELLQVETTKKRGTALRGGGASGAATDETADAKGGRDPREPCGDGVQDSAHEGGSGGDGRADEAEDRWITPEEEGEEGGSPEAVVATEAEARLARVLPGTQAAQDEVAEKEARTAYLRRLERMVLSILDTLEKLEGFAKLNTVCVYKILKKRDKKLKTRLMQAAFETYQKRLNSLVVPPRIKSKILDLYRRLSRAAGDKEETREALTFHQLQMSVQKDMLARRGGIFGFRDKLLYFSMGCMVILFLNILVLSLAPSSNPRFKHQTLLAYLPIYRFVFLCAFGTMASAAAIATMEHFGVNYKFLLDINPKCQVDSTTLFGIAALQQFLFLLTFTAFLLDYKFAVLGNHNFYWLYTLVAILLQLGLLVLPHPTFRLTYRRQILGTLKQVLLAGVFAVSDVTLAQNIVGDVLTSFSKPLNDLHYILCYYATGVSYDTKPQCAGDAVLRPMMGGLPFVLRFCQCLIRYRGSKNDVKARRMHLLNAAKYVSGLLVIFCNSVPWQALGVSPYSVCLIWVCSYLLGTIYMFAWDMKVDWGLMPDPDHFIRTGGSLMYPRWVYRSIAMGNLVGRLTWAMTLMPSTFDSVRGNLLILLISLIEICRRAAWTVLRLEHEHLSNSSKFRAMLWVPPLYHDPSLLLFAGQRGNGRKGKGEERLRKPSSVLFS, encoded by the exons ATGAAGTTCGGCGCAAAGCTCGTCGCGTACGCCGTGCCGGAGTGGCGCGCCTCGTACATCAACTACGGAGCTCTGAAGAAATTGATCAAACAGTGTCAAACCGACGTCGAGGCAGCAGGTGCCGtggaggagcgcgagcgggcgaagcggcgccgaaAGCTGCGGGAGGTGCCAGACCGAGAGAGCAAACTGAGACAACCGAC GCAGCCTGGCGACCCCCCCACTGTTCCGCCCCTGTCCTCTGACGCGccctcggctgcgtcgcctggtCCTCCCGCGCTTTCTGGAGAGCAGGGCAGAGGACCCGCGCTCGGCTCCGCGTCTCAGCCGCTGCTCCGGGAGGGGCGTTCTGAGGCGGCTCACAGGGCGGACGGTttggaggccgccgcggaagacacaCGCGCCCGAGGCCCAATcgagagcgcgcggcagactggtctccgcgccttcgatGCGCTGCTCGAGAGCGAAGTCGCGAAAGTGGAGTCGCACTTCAACGAAGAGATTATCTTCCTCGTCGACCGGCTGATGGCGATtgaggaggagctgctgcaggtggAAACAACCAAAAAACGCGGAACGGCGCTCAGAGGGGGAGGTGCCTCCGGCGCAGCAACAGACGAAaccgcagacgcgaaaggcggccgcgacccgcGAGAGCCCTGTGGGGATGGGGTCCAGGACTCTGCACACGAAGGCGgtagcggcggcgacgggcgagcCGACGAGGCTGAGGATCGCTGGATCACgccggaggaagaaggcgaagagggcggaaGTCCCGAAGCGGTCGTAGCAACCGAAGCCGAGGCGAGACTCGCACGCGTGCTGCCGGGGACGCAAGCTGCGCAAGACGAAGTCGCCGAAAAAGAAGCT CGCACAGCGTATCTGCGGCGACTCGAGCGCATGGTCCTGTCGATTTTGGACACGCTGGAGAAGCTGGAGGGCTTTGCGAAGCTAAACACAGTCTGCGTCTACAAGATTTTGAAGAAACGCGACAAGAAGCTGAAAACGCGACTGATGCAAGCTGCCTTCGAGACCTACCAGAAACGACTCAACTCCCTCGTCGTGCCGCCGAGAATCAAG AGCAAGATCCTCGACTTGTACCGGCGCCTGagtcgcgcggctggcgacaaagaggagacgcgagaagCGCTCACGTTTCATCAACTCCAAATGTCTGTTCAGAAGGACATGCTCGCACGCCGC GGAGGCATCTTCGGCTTCAGAGACAAGCTGCTCTACTTCTCGATGGGCTGCATGGTTATCCTGTTCCTTAACATCCTCGTTCTCTCCctggcgccctcctccaATCCGCGTTTCAAACACCAAACGCTTCTGGCTTACCTCCCCATCTACAG atttgtttttctctgcgcatTTGGCACGatggcgagcgccgctgcgatCGCCACGATGGAGCACTTTGGCGTGAACTACAA GTTTCTGCTTGATATCAACCCAAAGTGTCAAGTGGACTCGACGACGCTCTTTGGGatcgcggcgcttcagcagttcctctttctcctcacCTTCACGGCCTTTCTGCTCGACTATAAGTTCGCGGTTCTCGGCAACCACAACTT CTACTGGCTGTATACGCTCGTCGCCATTCTGCTCCAGCTCGGGCTCCTCGTGCTTCCGCATCCGACCTTTCGCCTGACGTACCGCAGACAAATTCTTGGAACTCTCAAACAAGTACTGCTCGCAGG CGTGTTCGCAGTCTCAGACGTCACGCTCGCTCAAAACATCGTCGGCGACGTCCTCACGTCCTTCTCGAAGCCGCTTAACGACTTGCACTACATTCTCTGCTACTACGC AACTGGCGTGAGTTACGACACGAAGCCGCAGTGCGCCG GCGACGCGGTGCTTCGGCCTATGATGGGCGGTCTTCCCTTCGTTCTTCGCTTCTGTCAATGTCTCATCAG ATACCGAGGGAGTAAGAATGACgtgaaggcgaggcgcatgcatctgcTGAACGCTGCGAAATACGTCTCCGGTCTCCTCGTCATTTTCTGCAACTCCGTTCCATG GCAAGCTCTGGGCGTGTCACCTTACAGCGTGTGCCTGATCTGGGTGTGCTCGTATCTCCTCGGTACGATTTACATGTTCGCGTGGGACATGAAAGTTGACTGGGGCTTGATGCCAGATCCTGACCACTTCATCAG gaCTGGCGGCAGTCTGATGTATCCGCGCTGGGTATACCGCAGCATCGCCATGGGAAATCTCGTCGGGCGGTTAACGTGGGCGATGACCTTGATGCCTTCGACTTTCGAT TCAGTCCGAGGAAATCTGCTGATTCTGCTCATTTCGCTCATCGAGATTTGTCGGCGTGCAGCG TGGACTGTCCTGCGACTCGAGCATGAGCATTTGAGCAATTCCTCCAAGTTCCGCGCGATGCTTTGG GTGCCGCCGCTCTACCACGATCCCTCACTGCTCCTCTTCGCAGGCCAGCGCGGAAACGGAAGGAAAGGAAAGGGAGAGGAGCGTCTCAGAAAGCCTTCTTCAGTGCTTTTCTcttga